In Myxococcus guangdongensis, the following proteins share a genomic window:
- a CDS encoding 4Fe-4S single cluster domain-containing protein: MLRPSAMSSSPDTSSTGPVLRVAQQVPRTEAEGPGRRFALWVQGCPLRCPGCCNPEMFAMERGTVVTVEAMAARVLATPGIEGLTILGGEPFSQAAAAAELCERVRAGGLSTLVFTGYTLAELKAQGRPEVERLLASLDLLVDGRYEKDQPETRRRWIGSRNQVMHFLTPRYAPEDPTFTAPNTAEVHLIEGRIIVNGWPDLADRLRP, encoded by the coding sequence ATGCTGCGCCCCTCCGCCATGTCCTCGAGCCCGGACACGTCTTCGACCGGCCCGGTGCTTCGGGTCGCCCAGCAGGTTCCTCGCACCGAGGCGGAGGGCCCCGGGCGCCGCTTCGCGCTCTGGGTCCAGGGCTGTCCCCTGCGCTGCCCGGGCTGCTGCAATCCCGAGATGTTCGCGATGGAGCGCGGCACCGTCGTGACGGTGGAAGCCATGGCGGCCCGGGTGCTCGCGACGCCCGGCATCGAGGGCCTCACGATTCTGGGCGGTGAGCCCTTCTCCCAAGCCGCCGCCGCCGCGGAGCTGTGTGAGCGCGTGCGCGCGGGCGGGCTCAGCACCCTCGTCTTCACCGGCTACACGCTGGCCGAGCTGAAGGCGCAGGGCCGCCCTGAGGTCGAGCGCCTGCTCGCCTCGCTGGACCTGCTGGTGGATGGGCGCTACGAGAAGGACCAGCCGGAGACGCGCCGGCGGTGGATCGGCTCTCGCAACCAGGTCATGCACTTCCTCACCCCGCGCTACGCCCCGGAGGACCCGACGTTCACCGCGCCGAACACGGCCGAGGTCCACCTCATCGAGGGGCGCATCATCGTCAACGGCTGGCCCGACCTCGCGGACCGACTGCGCCCATGA
- a CDS encoding AAA family ATPase, translating into MSSVPRREEPAADPITSLTFDALSREAQGLRDRLNRFRQALGRHFVGKQTLVDLMTVAAVAQEPLLLVGPPGTAKSDLVLKFREALRIPSEDYFEYLLTRFTEPSEVLGPIDINLLRQGRYIRREGGKLPTARLVFLDEVFKASSAILNALLTVINERKFYQDGAPQPVRLKVLFAATNELPEHAELGALKDRFCLKAACRPVQERYFLELLDSGLESQTHRELNQKPWAEGHATLEDVLKAHRYLTLMMGRKEAGPDGRELRDRDLFFRDELLREFRRVVQTLTREDGVFISDRKLVKLYRLLRTRAWIFHGGAVERQDLQLLSYLGETREEIDLLEEKVPRLLGLT; encoded by the coding sequence ATGAGCAGTGTTCCCCGGCGTGAGGAGCCCGCCGCCGACCCCATCACCTCGCTGACGTTCGATGCGCTGTCGCGCGAGGCCCAGGGCCTGAGAGACCGACTCAACCGCTTCCGTCAGGCGCTGGGCCGGCACTTCGTGGGCAAGCAGACCCTGGTGGACTTGATGACGGTGGCGGCGGTGGCCCAGGAGCCGCTGCTGCTCGTGGGCCCTCCGGGCACGGCCAAGTCCGACCTGGTGCTCAAGTTCCGCGAGGCGCTGCGCATCCCCTCCGAGGACTACTTCGAGTACCTGCTGACGCGCTTCACCGAGCCGTCCGAGGTGCTGGGCCCCATCGACATCAACCTGCTGCGCCAGGGGCGCTACATCCGCCGCGAGGGCGGCAAGCTGCCCACCGCCCGGCTCGTCTTCCTGGACGAGGTCTTCAAGGCGAGCTCCGCCATCCTCAACGCGCTGCTGACGGTCATCAACGAGCGCAAGTTCTACCAGGACGGCGCGCCCCAACCCGTGCGCCTCAAGGTGCTCTTCGCCGCCACCAACGAGCTGCCCGAGCACGCGGAGCTGGGCGCGCTCAAGGACCGCTTCTGCCTCAAGGCCGCGTGCCGGCCGGTGCAGGAGCGCTACTTCCTGGAGCTGCTCGACTCGGGCCTGGAGTCGCAGACGCACCGGGAGCTGAACCAGAAGCCCTGGGCGGAGGGGCACGCCACGCTGGAGGACGTGCTCAAGGCGCACCGCTACCTGACGCTGATGATGGGCCGCAAGGAGGCCGGGCCGGATGGCCGCGAGCTGCGAGATCGCGACCTGTTCTTCCGCGACGAGCTCCTGCGGGAGTTCCGCCGCGTGGTGCAGACGCTGACGCGCGAGGACGGCGTGTTCATCAGCGACCGCAAGCTGGTGAAGCTCTACCGGCTCTTGCGCACGCGCGCGTGGATCTTCCACGGCGGCGCCGTGGAGCGGCAGGACCTCCAGCTCCTCTCCTACCTGGGAGAGACGCGGGAGGAGATCGACCTGCTCGAGGAGAAGGTGCCCCGGCTGCTCGGCCTGACCTGA
- a CDS encoding DUF4126 domain-containing protein: MLTYALVSQAIGLSGASGTRAGGSLLLLALAAHAQYLTLPPELTWLATPQALGAMVALLAFEMYTQRDSDLRMVLGLAQFALSAGSGATVALAAVGVGTDGLPPWAVGAVGAFVAVSTLSMRQWLHTRVDQLETEVLRPRKWLLRIEDCFGLGLAAVAILWAPLALVLVLLFTVACGVAGGFAYRLEARGRRPCPAGCGARIRQEASRCPKCHADVPVARTLDLRLAGRMRDALHNALSSGTSGVSRADPSVQRGGGKLPSRLG; encoded by the coding sequence ATGCTCACGTACGCCCTCGTCTCGCAGGCCATCGGCCTGAGCGGTGCTTCGGGGACTCGCGCGGGAGGCAGCCTGCTGTTGCTCGCGCTGGCCGCGCATGCGCAGTACCTCACGCTGCCTCCAGAGCTGACCTGGCTCGCCACGCCTCAAGCACTCGGGGCCATGGTCGCGCTGCTCGCGTTCGAGATGTACACGCAGCGGGACAGCGACCTGCGCATGGTGCTCGGCCTCGCGCAGTTCGCGCTGAGCGCGGGCAGCGGCGCCACGGTGGCGCTCGCGGCCGTGGGCGTGGGCACCGACGGTCTGCCGCCCTGGGCCGTGGGCGCGGTCGGCGCCTTCGTCGCCGTGTCCACGCTGTCCATGCGGCAATGGCTGCACACGCGCGTGGACCAACTGGAGACCGAGGTCCTGCGTCCCCGGAAGTGGCTCCTGCGCATCGAGGACTGCTTCGGCCTGGGGCTCGCGGCGGTGGCCATCCTCTGGGCCCCACTGGCGCTGGTGCTCGTGCTCCTGTTCACCGTGGCCTGCGGCGTGGCCGGAGGGTTCGCCTACCGACTGGAGGCACGTGGCCGTCGCCCCTGCCCCGCCGGCTGTGGCGCTCGCATCCGCCAGGAGGCCTCACGCTGCCCGAAGTGTCACGCGGATGTGCCCGTCGCCCGGACACTGGACCTCCGGCTCGCGGGCCGGATGCGGGATGCGCTCCATAACGCGCTGAGCTCCGGGACTTCCGGTGTTTCCCGCGCGGACCCGAGCGTCCAGCGCGGCGGCGGCAAGCTCCCTTCCCGACTGGGGTGA
- a CDS encoding AAA family ATPase produces the protein MSQRIPEESLPTELTPFQAVEAAYPAELERTREALLRGLPVMVETDKELTPYFYKCLRDRLKKDGKQFLYLDGRAAAEPPPGMPAPSMMATLIGQLRDAVRGAVRERIVVLPHLDLLTTSSGGLTSEAREVIPLLYENPEMVWVGFKDPSFPLPRVIENLFPHKESILGVSRERLRHLVTQRECRKFGRGLQPYALYKHVSGVNAVRLRRLLGAITGEDYPSDARPAYAQLRSATLSGSLNVPDLDLRSDIGGYAQVKERLQREILDVLAHKDTLSDPEAVKRVEGLLPRGMIFWGPPGTGKTLFAKAMASSLGAAVLVVSGPELKSRWVGESEENLRQIFVRARQAAPSIIIFDELDSFAAARGTYTGSGVEHSMVNQLLTEMDGFRKEELVFVVGTTNFVESLDPALLRPGRFEFQLCIPYPNNTDRRAILSIYNEKMALGMTERALDYAVKRTGDRVEGTGTRFSGDHIQALCRALARRRLREDARTPTEPVDIERALTDYLDRPALTPTEERVVATHEAGHAVCALFCPSAPAIDRISIRGDLAGTLGFVQYADPAHRHVVTRGQLLDSICMLFGGREAEALLLEDLSIGSAHDLERATEIARELVEELGMGGDGHPVRRFAAPGRDADRHALSDATRGTLEAAILEVLEVQRARARDILRREKPRLVALRDLLLERKVLDREAFVHLAPEAAPQKEPAHG, from the coding sequence ATGAGCCAGCGCATCCCCGAGGAGTCGCTCCCCACGGAGCTGACGCCCTTCCAGGCGGTGGAGGCCGCGTACCCCGCGGAGCTGGAGCGCACGCGCGAGGCCCTGCTGCGCGGCCTGCCCGTCATGGTGGAGACGGACAAGGAGCTGACGCCCTACTTCTACAAGTGCCTGCGAGACAGGCTGAAGAAGGACGGCAAGCAGTTCCTCTACCTGGACGGACGCGCCGCCGCGGAGCCACCTCCGGGCATGCCCGCGCCCAGCATGATGGCCACGCTCATCGGCCAGCTGCGGGACGCGGTGCGCGGCGCGGTGCGAGAGCGCATCGTCGTGCTGCCGCACCTCGACCTGCTCACCACCAGCAGCGGGGGCCTCACCTCGGAGGCGCGCGAGGTCATCCCGCTGCTCTACGAGAACCCGGAGATGGTCTGGGTCGGCTTCAAGGACCCGTCCTTCCCGCTGCCTCGGGTCATCGAGAACCTGTTCCCCCACAAGGAGAGCATCCTCGGCGTGAGCCGCGAGCGGCTGCGCCACCTCGTCACGCAGCGCGAGTGCCGCAAGTTCGGCCGGGGCCTCCAGCCGTACGCGCTCTACAAGCACGTGTCCGGAGTGAACGCCGTCCGGCTGCGGCGGCTGCTCGGCGCCATCACCGGCGAGGACTATCCCAGCGACGCGCGGCCCGCGTACGCACAGCTCCGCTCGGCCACGCTGAGCGGCTCGCTGAACGTGCCGGACCTGGACCTGCGCTCGGACATCGGCGGCTACGCGCAGGTGAAGGAGCGCCTGCAGCGCGAGATCCTCGACGTGCTCGCGCACAAGGACACGCTGTCGGACCCGGAGGCGGTCAAGCGCGTGGAGGGGCTGCTCCCGCGCGGGATGATCTTCTGGGGCCCTCCCGGCACGGGCAAGACGCTCTTCGCCAAGGCCATGGCATCCTCGCTGGGCGCGGCGGTGCTCGTGGTGAGCGGCCCGGAGCTCAAGAGCCGCTGGGTGGGCGAGAGCGAGGAGAACCTCCGGCAGATCTTCGTCCGGGCGCGACAGGCGGCGCCGAGCATCATCATCTTCGACGAGCTGGACTCGTTCGCCGCCGCGCGTGGGACCTATACGGGCTCCGGCGTGGAGCACTCGATGGTGAACCAGCTGCTCACGGAGATGGACGGCTTCCGCAAGGAGGAGCTGGTCTTCGTGGTGGGCACCACCAACTTCGTGGAGTCGTTGGACCCCGCGCTGCTGCGGCCGGGGCGCTTCGAGTTCCAGCTGTGCATCCCCTACCCCAACAACACGGACCGCCGGGCCATCCTGTCCATCTACAACGAGAAGATGGCCCTGGGCATGACGGAGCGCGCGCTGGACTACGCGGTGAAGCGCACCGGGGACCGCGTCGAGGGCACGGGTACGCGCTTCTCTGGCGACCACATCCAGGCGCTGTGCCGGGCCCTGGCGCGACGCCGGCTGCGGGAAGACGCCCGGACGCCCACCGAGCCCGTGGACATCGAGCGCGCCCTCACCGACTACCTGGACCGCCCCGCGCTCACGCCCACCGAGGAGCGCGTCGTCGCCACCCACGAGGCCGGCCACGCGGTGTGCGCGCTGTTCTGCCCCAGCGCTCCCGCCATCGACCGCATCAGCATCCGGGGTGACCTGGCGGGCACGCTCGGCTTCGTGCAGTACGCGGACCCCGCGCATCGCCACGTCGTCACCCGAGGGCAGCTGCTCGACAGCATCTGCATGCTCTTCGGCGGACGCGAGGCGGAGGCGCTGCTGCTCGAGGACCTGTCCATCGGCAGCGCGCACGACCTGGAGCGCGCCACGGAGATCGCCCGCGAGCTGGTGGAGGAGCTGGGCATGGGCGGCGACGGCCATCCCGTGCGCCGCTTCGCCGCGCCGGGGAGGGACGCGGACCGACACGCGCTCTCCGACGCGACGCGCGGCACGCTGGAGGCGGCCATCCTGGAGGTGCTCGAGGTGCAGCGGGCCCGGGCGCGCGACATCCTGCGCCGCGAGAAGCCCCGCCTCGTCGCGCTGCGGGACCTGCTCCTGGAGCGCAAGGTGTTGGATCGCGAGGCATTCGTCCACCTGGCGCCCGAGGCGGCGCCGCAGAAGGAGCCCGCCCATGGCTAG
- a CDS encoding sigma 54-interacting transcriptional regulator, whose protein sequence is MTRPVSAYAPRSERKPLYVKVVTQPALPGCWAVNISETGIGLIATPHGPQEGPCEGESMELSFSLPDSGEHIRARGDVRWRHETGGAVTALGVFFHAFEDSDGVKLARYLATARLHVVVAFASDEEAQDVRAALEGQAVPHFASSAEEAQALLSRGDAAALLVCGRDEERALALVAGLGAPAEDVDLSSAGPPSDLTSRIIYCAPAAPERLVALFNAGLVFRALGESPPPEAVLQAVLQAGRERGVRTEQWRMALELERNLLRERALSQALPSVPGGRGEEEVGLRSAAMQRVMEMVRLVAPHRVAVLLQGETGTGKEVLSRILHRLSGRGEAPLVIQDCGALTETLLESELFGHVKGAFTGAVADHPGLFVLANGGTIFLDEIENTTPNLQSKLLRVLETGDVRPVGGTQVRHVDVRVLAASNKDLGEEVRAGRFRADLFYRLNSFTIDIPPLRERPEDIPELARYFLGLFNRTLRRSASGMSQDVEDMLRAYPWPGNVRELRNVLERAVLLSRPGEVVSRRLLPPSLVSASPPRNELAGDGSLRARLERVERELIREALERHGGVLRRAAMALGMDPVTLGRRARRHGLWKQD, encoded by the coding sequence ATGACGCGGCCTGTGTCCGCCTACGCCCCTCGAAGCGAGCGCAAGCCGTTGTACGTGAAGGTGGTGACGCAGCCCGCGCTCCCTGGGTGCTGGGCCGTCAACATCAGCGAGACCGGCATCGGCCTCATCGCCACGCCACACGGCCCGCAGGAAGGCCCGTGCGAGGGCGAGTCCATGGAGCTGTCCTTCTCCCTGCCGGACTCGGGCGAGCACATCCGCGCCCGCGGTGACGTGCGCTGGCGACACGAGACGGGCGGCGCGGTGACGGCGCTCGGCGTCTTCTTCCACGCCTTCGAGGACTCGGATGGGGTGAAGCTGGCGCGCTACCTGGCCACCGCGCGGCTCCACGTGGTGGTGGCGTTCGCCAGCGACGAGGAGGCCCAGGACGTGCGGGCCGCGCTCGAGGGCCAGGCGGTGCCGCACTTCGCGTCGAGCGCCGAGGAGGCCCAGGCGCTCCTGTCTCGAGGCGACGCGGCGGCGCTGTTGGTCTGCGGCCGCGACGAGGAGCGCGCGCTGGCGCTGGTGGCGGGGCTGGGCGCGCCGGCCGAGGACGTGGACCTGTCCTCCGCGGGGCCGCCGTCCGACCTGACCTCGCGCATCATCTACTGCGCGCCCGCCGCGCCCGAGCGACTGGTGGCCCTGTTCAACGCGGGGCTCGTCTTCCGCGCGCTCGGTGAGTCACCTCCTCCCGAGGCCGTGCTCCAGGCGGTGCTCCAGGCAGGCCGCGAGCGGGGCGTGCGCACCGAGCAGTGGCGCATGGCGCTGGAGCTGGAGCGCAACCTCTTGCGCGAGCGCGCGCTGTCGCAGGCCCTGCCCTCGGTGCCGGGGGGCCGCGGCGAGGAGGAGGTGGGCCTTCGCAGCGCCGCCATGCAGCGGGTGATGGAGATGGTGCGCCTGGTCGCCCCGCACCGCGTGGCGGTCCTCCTGCAGGGCGAGACGGGCACCGGCAAGGAGGTGCTCTCGCGCATCCTCCACCGCCTCAGCGGACGCGGCGAGGCGCCGCTGGTCATCCAGGACTGCGGCGCGCTCACGGAGACGCTGCTGGAGAGCGAGCTGTTCGGCCACGTGAAGGGCGCCTTCACCGGCGCGGTGGCGGACCACCCGGGCCTGTTCGTCCTCGCCAACGGCGGCACCATCTTCCTGGACGAAATCGAGAACACCACCCCCAACCTGCAGTCGAAGCTCCTGCGCGTGTTGGAGACGGGCGACGTGCGTCCGGTGGGCGGCACCCAGGTGCGCCACGTGGACGTGCGCGTGCTGGCCGCGAGCAACAAGGACTTGGGCGAGGAGGTGCGCGCGGGGCGCTTCCGCGCGGACCTGTTCTACCGGCTCAACAGCTTCACCATCGACATCCCGCCCCTGCGCGAGCGGCCCGAGGACATCCCGGAGCTGGCGCGCTACTTCCTGGGCCTGTTCAACCGCACCCTGCGCCGCTCGGCCAGCGGCATGTCCCAGGACGTGGAGGACATGCTGCGGGCCTATCCGTGGCCGGGCAACGTGCGTGAGCTGCGCAACGTGCTGGAGCGCGCCGTGCTGCTGTCGCGGCCGGGCGAGGTGGTGTCGCGCCGGCTGTTGCCGCCGAGCCTGGTGTCCGCGTCCCCGCCCCGCAACGAGCTGGCGGGGGACGGCTCCCTGCGCGCCCGGCTGGAGCGGGTGGAGCGCGAGCTCATCCGCGAAGCGCTCGAGCGCCATGGGGGAGTGCTCCGCCGCGCGGCCATGGCGCTGGGCATGGACCCGGTGACGCTGGGTCGCCGGGCCCGGCGCCACGGCCTGTGGAAGCAGGACTGA
- a CDS encoding STM4014 family protein translates to MSALPGFILIGNAENRRVSLFQDALVRQGLPPAKVVPWRQLLDSPSLLAALPDTEAFVRIDSAGESWEVEKGLLKRGYEDALAHGGQVLAPSEVDALVEDHGRILAPRQGHLGLLRVLSELEAVFRERPSWRVLQSPASIRDLFDKRVTSRQYAALGVPVPEPLDGVTDVASLRERMDEEAWREVFVKVSCGSSASCLGIFRRHRGHESLVTTVEQSSRGWFNTLKVRRIREPEPLEQVLDFLLREGSQVERSIPKARLGGDLFDCRVLAVRGEPAFIVVRQSRLPITNLHLGGWRGELEELEAAVPRNEWDAAMESCRQVARAHDCLHVGIDLMFEEYFTGHRVVEANAFGDLLPGLKRDGLTVYEWEIREALRSAGFDAPA, encoded by the coding sequence ATGTCCGCGTTGCCCGGCTTCATCCTCATCGGCAACGCGGAGAACCGGCGCGTCTCGCTGTTCCAGGACGCGCTGGTCCGTCAGGGCCTGCCCCCCGCGAAGGTGGTGCCCTGGCGGCAGCTGCTGGACTCCCCTTCCCTCCTCGCCGCGCTCCCCGACACGGAGGCGTTCGTCCGCATCGACTCCGCGGGTGAGAGCTGGGAGGTGGAGAAGGGCCTGTTGAAGCGGGGCTACGAGGACGCGCTCGCGCACGGGGGACAGGTGCTCGCCCCCAGCGAAGTCGACGCGCTCGTCGAGGACCATGGGCGCATCCTCGCGCCCCGGCAGGGACACCTCGGCTTGCTCCGCGTCCTCTCGGAGCTGGAGGCCGTGTTCCGCGAGCGCCCGTCCTGGCGGGTGCTCCAGTCGCCCGCGAGCATCCGGGACCTGTTCGACAAGCGCGTCACCTCGCGACAGTACGCCGCGCTGGGAGTGCCCGTGCCGGAGCCCCTGGACGGGGTGACGGACGTGGCGTCGTTGCGCGAACGCATGGACGAGGAGGCGTGGCGCGAGGTCTTCGTGAAGGTGTCCTGCGGCTCGTCCGCGTCGTGCCTGGGCATCTTCCGACGACACCGGGGCCACGAGTCACTGGTCACCACCGTCGAGCAGTCCTCGCGGGGTTGGTTCAACACGCTCAAGGTGCGCCGCATCCGCGAGCCGGAGCCGCTGGAGCAGGTGCTCGACTTCCTGCTGCGCGAGGGCTCGCAGGTGGAGCGCTCGATTCCGAAGGCGCGGTTGGGTGGCGACCTCTTCGACTGCCGCGTGCTGGCGGTGCGCGGCGAGCCAGCGTTCATCGTGGTGCGCCAGAGCCGCTTACCCATCACCAACCTGCACCTGGGCGGCTGGCGCGGAGAGCTGGAGGAGTTGGAGGCGGCGGTGCCCCGGAACGAATGGGACGCGGCGATGGAGAGCTGCCGCCAGGTGGCGCGCGCCCATGACTGCCTTCACGTCGGCATCGACCTGATGTTCGAGGAGTACTTCACCGGGCACCGGGTGGTGGAGGCGAATGCCTTCGGGGACCTGCTGCCCGGCCTGAAGCGCGACGGCCTCACCGTGTACGAGTGGGAGATTCGCGAGGCGCTGCGGTCCGCCGGCTTCGACGCTCCCGCCTGA
- a CDS encoding type 2 periplasmic-binding domain-containing protein — protein sequence MNWKASLGALLFTLTACSESPDPTPTPPRPMKAVLFPYIPDTVGDGFASLAARLEADFEREHSDIDLDVVFDANLDVYDLDDGGALNQLLGSGPTAAQVVEVDTLILGSLVSKGWIQPVAPAAGTVHPAAEEAVRISGTSYGMPTYLCTYVVYSRSTNIRSATNGATLVDILRDVSPGKRPLAANFDGSWTLPSSYIDAWGDTHPADALPGALALPLDATTLAPFGAVVDSCAMEPGVNPCLDGTYADNTAAEEAFAMEQANGFMGYTERLVPILKARPGMALPDVVSVPLGGGSAPTVFVDALVVNAGCTGTCAEDAKALTSFLGSTEVRSLIAFSGEGPQGTLPRYLLQANRAFYQQEPARSDPMYRKFEPLIAGARPFPSQGFPENRKAMQAALLDALK from the coding sequence ATGAATTGGAAAGCGTCACTCGGTGCGTTGCTCTTCACGCTGACGGCCTGCTCGGAGTCTCCGGACCCGACGCCCACGCCGCCCCGGCCGATGAAGGCCGTGCTGTTCCCATACATCCCGGACACCGTGGGAGACGGCTTCGCGAGCCTCGCGGCGCGCCTCGAAGCGGACTTCGAGCGGGAGCACTCGGACATCGACCTGGACGTCGTGTTCGATGCCAACCTGGATGTGTATGACCTGGACGATGGCGGCGCGCTGAACCAGCTGCTCGGCTCCGGCCCCACGGCGGCGCAGGTGGTGGAGGTGGACACGCTCATCCTGGGCTCGCTGGTGTCGAAGGGCTGGATCCAGCCGGTGGCGCCAGCGGCGGGCACGGTGCATCCCGCGGCCGAGGAGGCGGTGCGCATCTCCGGCACGAGCTACGGCATGCCCACGTACCTGTGCACCTACGTCGTGTACTCACGGAGCACGAACATCCGCTCCGCCACGAATGGCGCGACGTTGGTGGACATCCTGCGGGACGTCTCTCCGGGCAAGCGGCCGCTGGCGGCGAACTTCGACGGGAGCTGGACGCTGCCCTCCTCGTACATCGACGCGTGGGGAGACACCCACCCGGCGGACGCGTTGCCTGGCGCGCTGGCCCTGCCGCTGGATGCGACGACGCTCGCCCCGTTCGGGGCCGTCGTGGACAGCTGCGCGATGGAGCCGGGCGTCAACCCGTGCCTGGATGGGACGTACGCGGACAACACGGCGGCGGAGGAGGCGTTCGCCATGGAGCAGGCCAACGGGTTCATGGGCTACACCGAGCGCCTGGTGCCCATCCTGAAGGCCCGGCCGGGGATGGCGTTGCCGGACGTCGTCTCGGTGCCGCTGGGTGGCGGCTCGGCGCCCACCGTGTTCGTGGACGCGCTGGTGGTCAACGCGGGCTGCACGGGCACGTGCGCGGAGGACGCGAAGGCGCTCACCTCGTTCCTGGGCAGCACCGAGGTGCGCAGCCTCATCGCCTTCAGCGGCGAAGGGCCGCAGGGCACCCTGCCCCGCTACCTGCTCCAGGCCAACCGCGCCTTCTACCAGCAGGAGCCCGCGCGCTCGGACCCGATGTACCGCAAGTTCGAGCCGCTCATCGCCGGCGCGCGGCCCTTCCCCAGTCAAGGCTTCCCGGAGAACCGCAAGGCCATGCAGGCCGCGCTATTGGACGCGCTGAAGTAG
- a CDS encoding GNAT family N-acetyltransferase — protein MRFPPVSLSLKDGRPCLIREATPEDGPALFELERAVAKAREGVVKLPEELPADITAFAARREAAGLHRQDGTAFPLVATGPRGALWGEASFLRPSYRMLRHGGVLWLIVHPEAQGLGVGRALLGHLLAWLRVHRDANGDRVHRVELQVRGDNPRAQSLYRSFGFVLEGIRRDFLRTEQGVWVDDLLMSLLLHPEQT, from the coding sequence ATGCGCTTCCCGCCCGTGTCGCTGTCGCTGAAGGATGGTCGTCCCTGCCTCATCCGCGAGGCGACGCCCGAGGACGGCCCGGCGTTGTTCGAGCTGGAGCGCGCCGTCGCCAAGGCCCGGGAGGGCGTGGTGAAGCTTCCGGAGGAGCTGCCCGCGGACATCACCGCCTTCGCCGCCCGACGCGAGGCCGCGGGGCTCCACCGTCAGGACGGCACCGCGTTCCCCCTCGTCGCGACCGGACCCCGAGGCGCGCTGTGGGGCGAGGCCTCCTTCCTGAGGCCGAGCTACCGGATGCTGCGCCACGGAGGCGTGCTCTGGCTCATCGTCCACCCCGAGGCCCAGGGCCTGGGCGTGGGACGCGCGCTGCTGGGCCATCTGCTCGCGTGGCTGCGCGTCCACCGCGACGCGAACGGCGACAGGGTCCACCGCGTGGAGCTCCAGGTCCGGGGCGACAACCCTCGCGCCCAGTCCCTCTACCGCTCGTTCGGCTTCGTCCTCGAGGGCATCCGCCGAGACTTCCTCCGCACCGAGCAGGGCGTCTGGGTGGACGACCTCCTCATGAGCCTGCTGCTCCACCCGGAGCAGACCTGA
- a CDS encoding WGR domain-containing protein, whose translation MPRYEFKEGSSSKFWEIKLEGDSFTTRWGRIGTDGQEKTQSFDSDEKAQKEYDKLVREKEKKGYELVGDGEGGDDDEDEGESVEGKSNPELEAAIQKDPDNVDAYLVYGDWLQAQGDPRGELIALQHALSKASGAEATALKKQVTAHIKKHKALLIGSLAKGWSDEEVTLEWHLGFIRSARLGRKEYDSEFDVGEGVKTLLTHPSGRFLQSLTVGIVDASDGENSYEPVMEALQESPPAGLKTLFLGDFEYPDETEISWSYVNDVSALYKLVPNLRSLRLRGAGADLGDIDLPELREFTIETGGLPLGAVKSIASAKWPKLEKLEVWFGQDSYGAEGGIADIQPILDGKGLSNLKVLGLRNSEFTNDLVKVLPTAKVLPQLEKLDLSMGCLTDDGAKTLAENAAAFKHLKHLDLSENTLTDAGEKLVAKIAGAVAAGNQRDYDPEYHYAAVGE comes from the coding sequence ATGCCGCGGTACGAGTTCAAGGAAGGCAGCTCCAGCAAGTTCTGGGAGATCAAGCTCGAGGGCGACTCCTTCACCACGCGTTGGGGCCGCATCGGCACCGATGGGCAGGAGAAGACGCAGTCGTTCGACTCCGACGAGAAGGCCCAGAAGGAGTACGACAAGCTCGTCCGTGAGAAGGAGAAGAAGGGCTACGAGCTGGTGGGCGACGGTGAGGGTGGCGACGACGATGAGGACGAGGGCGAGTCCGTCGAAGGCAAGTCGAACCCGGAGCTCGAGGCCGCCATCCAGAAGGACCCGGACAACGTCGACGCGTACCTCGTCTATGGCGACTGGCTCCAGGCCCAGGGCGACCCGCGCGGCGAGCTCATCGCGCTGCAGCACGCGCTCTCCAAGGCGTCCGGCGCCGAGGCCACCGCGCTCAAGAAGCAGGTGACGGCGCACATCAAGAAGCACAAGGCGCTGCTCATCGGCTCGCTGGCGAAGGGCTGGAGCGACGAGGAGGTCACCCTCGAGTGGCACCTGGGCTTCATCCGCTCGGCGCGGCTGGGCCGCAAGGAGTACGACTCCGAGTTCGACGTGGGCGAGGGCGTGAAGACGCTGCTGACGCACCCGTCGGGCCGCTTCCTCCAGTCGCTCACGGTGGGCATCGTGGACGCCTCGGACGGCGAGAACAGCTACGAGCCCGTGATGGAGGCGCTGCAGGAGTCGCCCCCCGCGGGGCTCAAGACGCTGTTCCTGGGTGACTTCGAGTACCCGGACGAGACGGAGATCTCCTGGTCCTACGTCAACGACGTCTCGGCGCTCTACAAGCTGGTGCCGAACCTGCGCTCGCTGCGGCTGCGCGGCGCGGGGGCGGACCTGGGGGACATCGACCTGCCGGAGCTGCGCGAGTTCACCATCGAGACGGGCGGCCTGCCGCTGGGCGCGGTGAAGTCCATCGCCAGCGCGAAGTGGCCCAAGCTGGAGAAGCTGGAGGTGTGGTTCGGCCAGGACAGCTACGGCGCCGAGGGCGGCATCGCGGACATCCAGCCCATCCTCGACGGCAAGGGCCTGTCGAACCTCAAGGTGCTGGGCCTGCGCAACTCGGAGTTCACCAACGACCTGGTCAAGGTGCTGCCCACCGCGAAGGTGCTCCCCCAGCTCGAGAAGCTGGACCTGTCCATGGGCTGTCTGACGGACGATGGCGCGAAGACGCTCGCGGAGAACGCCGCGGCCTTCAAGCACCTCAAGCACCTGGACCTGTCGGAGAACACGCTCACCGACGCGGGTGAGAAGCTGGTGGCGAAGATCGCCGGCGCCGTGGCCGCGGGCAACCAGCGCGATTACGACCCGGAGTACCACTACGCCGCGGTGGGCGAGTAG